GTAGACGTGCTCATCTCGGTGTCTCAGAATGACTCGGTCGTATTCATGGACAGTTACAAGCTCAATGGCCCGCTCATTGCTGACACTGCGGGATCTATCGACAACTTTCTGGACCAACAGCGCATACCATTGCCCAATGGAGCGTACAATATGTATGTTGAAGTTACCGATGCCAATAATCCGGAAAGCACCATAAACAGTAATTTGCCTATATGGATAAACTACGAGGACGATAAGGCGCGATTCAGCGACATTCAACTCGTCGAACGCTATGTTAAATCCTCCAAGGTCACGGTGATCACAAAAAGCGGGTACGACTTAATACCGCTACTCCCCTATTACAGCTACTACTATCCAGGCGAAGTAGACCAGATGAACTTCTATGCTGAGCTGTACCATATGGATGAAAAATTAGGAGCCGATTCGCCATTCCTTATTCAATATTGTATCGAATCAATATCAACCGGACAAATGGTTCCGCGCTTTGCAGGATTCCAGAAAGCAACCGCTTCCAGTACGAATCCAGTACTCCGATCCTTTAATATCGCTAACCTGGCTACGGGGAAGTACGCCTTGGTACTTGAGGCTAAGGATGCCGAGAACAACCTCGTTGCAAAGAATTCGATCTCCTTTGAGCGCAGCAATCCCAAACTCGATGTCAACCTCGAAGAAAATGATCTATTGGCCGTGTCGAATACCTTCGTTGAAACCATGACGAACCCTGACTCATTGGCTCAGTACATCGATTACCTATACCCTATTTCAGGACGGCTCGAAAGAAGAGTGGCGCAAAACGTGATCGCTCGACGCGATGTCGCTGAGATGCAGCGATTCTTCTACGGCTTCTGGAGTAATAGAGATAAATACAACCCAGAAGGGTTATGGGATATGTACTACGAACAAGTGCAGATGGTGAATAAGGTTTACAAAACGAGAATTCAAAAGGGCTATAATACTGACCGCGGTAGAGTTCACCTCCAATACGGTACTCCTGATGATCGCGACGGAAGACCATTCGAGCCGGGTGCCTATCCATATGAGATCTGGATGTACTACAGCTTGGAGCAGTATCAACAGCGGAATGTGATCTTTGTGTTCATGAATCGCGACTTGTCGACGAATGACTATGAACTCATTCACTCCGATGCCATCGGAGAACTCAACAATCCGAATTGGCAAATGGAGATCGTTCAGCGCGATGTCGCCAATCGCGACATGGACGCTACCGATGCTCCAACGCGATGGGGTTCATCCATTCAGAACAACATCATTATTCCCAATCGATAAGCACGGCTTTATTGCGTAACTTGCGCGGCGCAAATTGAATAGTACCCTTTGTCCTGTAAAGTAGCCGTTGTTATCCTAAACTGGAATGGTCGTTCGCTCCTCGAGCGATTCGTCCCGACCGTACTCGAACATTCGGGTGGCCCCGGAGTGGAAGTATACGTGGCAGACAATGCAAGCACGGACGACTCTGTAGCATTTCTGAAGGAGAATTACCCCGAAGTTCGAATCATACAGAACACCGAGAACGGTGGGTATTCAAAAGGCTACAACCGCAGCCTCGCTCAAATCAGTGCCGAGTACTACGTGCTGCTAAATAGCGACATCGAGGTTTCTCCTAATTGGATCGACCCGGTAATAGATTTGATGGAGTCGGACGAGATGATCTCGGCGTGTCAACCCAAGATAAAAGATCTCAACCGTAAAGACTATTTTGAGTATGCGGGGGCTGCGGGCGGATTTATTGATCTGTTCGGCTATCCATTTTGTCGTGGGCGTATCTTCAGCACACTCGAAAAGGATCAAGGCCAATACGACAAGGTCACTGAGATCTTCTGGGCCTCGGGAGCC
This window of the Flavobacteriales bacterium genome carries:
- a CDS encoding GWxTD domain-containing protein produces the protein MKRLLLIIAMAGFFWSAHAKNISAFMDFATFYADGQSPYVEVYFSFVGKSLDWHPSEGGSGFQSAVDVLISVSQNDSVVFMDSYKLNGPLIADTAGSIDNFLDQQRIPLPNGAYNMYVEVTDANNPESTINSNLPIWINYEDDKARFSDIQLVERYVKSSKVTVITKSGYDLIPLLPYYSYYYPGEVDQMNFYAELYHMDEKLGADSPFLIQYCIESISTGQMVPRFAGFQKATASSTNPVLRSFNIANLATGKYALVLEAKDAENNLVAKNSISFERSNPKLDVNLEENDLLAVSNTFVETMTNPDSLAQYIDYLYPISGRLERRVAQNVIARRDVAEMQRFFYGFWSNRDKYNPEGLWDMYYEQVQMVNKVYKTRIQKGYNTDRGRVHLQYGTPDDRDGRPFEPGAYPYEIWMYYSLEQYQQRNVIFVFMNRDLSTNDYELIHSDAIGELNNPNWQMEIVQRDVANRDMDATDAPTRWGSSIQNNIIIPNR
- a CDS encoding glycosyltransferase family 2 protein, producing MSCKVAVVILNWNGRSLLERFVPTVLEHSGGPGVEVYVADNASTDDSVAFLKENYPEVRIIQNTENGGYSKGYNRSLAQISAEYYVLLNSDIEVSPNWIDPVIDLMESDEMISACQPKIKDLNRKDYFEYAGAAGGFIDLFGYPFCRGRIFSTLEKDQGQYDKVTEIFWASGACLFVRANAFREVRGLDEHLFAHMEEIDMCWRMKNLGYRIMYCPDSQVYHLGGGTLESGSPRKTFFNFRNNLFMIFQNLPRERLIWVLFIRMVLDGIAAFKFLLGGQPKHFLPVVKAHIDFYKNLRKLTQRRLRNEIRYQRIKFYNAYRGSIALAYFVIGHRKFSKLKKSRFYR